The Bacteroides fragilis NCTC 9343 genome includes the window GGCTACACGGACGATATTACTTATTTTACGATTGTCGATTCCTTCGGCCAGACCTCGGTTGAAATCGGCAAATGTAGCAAAGCAGGAGTCTGTTTTCCAGACTCCTGCATTACCATATGCCAGAATTTTCCCATCGGGTAGGCGTAGTGTTCCCTTTATGATTCCATTATTCCAATTTTTGTAGTGATAGCTTTCCGGCATCCAGTTTCTGCTGACTTCAGCTTTTGAAAAGAGTGTACGATGATTGAGTACAATACCGGAAAAGCAGAACATCAGGATAAAAAAGCTAAAGAATAAACCTACCCATTTATGGTATTTCTTCCAGAAATTTTTCATTAGAGATTTTTGCTTAGTTTAAATTTGTACTGCCATCCGGCTGAATGGCATATTCAAATGAATAAATACCGCTTTTGCCTTCGTCATCATAAAAACTCTTGGCTTTCAACTTGGCATATTTCCCACTGGCTGTGCGAACGATAAATACGTAATCGCTTGGGGTGTAAGTGGGAGGAGGGCCGGCAAAAGTGATTGCTTTACAGAGAACCTCATTAGCGGTGGACTCCATGGTAGGAGGAGGGAAACCTGTGCCGGGAGCAGTGATGGTATAGGCTGCGTCGACAGTAAATGTTCCCTGCGGAACTGTCGTACAGGCTGCCAAATCTTTAATGTTAGTGAGTAATGCTCCACCTTTTCCTTTGCCGGATGCACCACTGTTGGTACGCACATTGTAACGATTGAATGCGATGTCCCAGTCTGTATTTTCGGCATGGGATTCTTCACTGACGCTTACTTCTTTTCCTTTTTCAAGTGAATAATAGATCCAGTCGTTTCCGTATGCTGTTTTCCGACTCAGGCTTACTTGTTTTACCGGCAACGTGTTTTCTCCTTGTGAAGGGTCGTCGGGACTGTTGTTGTCTGAGCAAGCGGTGATGATAAACGCTGAAAGTACGCCAAATAATAGAATGGCGAATCTGAATTTGTTTTTGTTGTTCATTATTGTTTTAGTTTAATTAAAGTGTATAATTACATGCGATAAAATAGTTTCTTCCCGGTGAAGTGGAAGTATTGAAAGTCACTCGATCTGAAGTATAATCGAACAAATTGGTTATTCCTGCTGTGATTCTCAGATTCTGCATGATATATTGAGATACTGTCAGATCCCAAAGACAATAAGGGTTTACTTTAGCCTGATAGTAGGCTTCTACCTTCTTTCCGTCTAT containing:
- a CDS encoding HmuY family protein, encoding MNNKNKFRFAILLFGVLSAFIITACSDNNSPDDPSQGENTLPVKQVSLSRKTAYGNDWIYYSLEKGKEVSVSEESHAENTDWDIAFNRYNVRTNSGASGKGKGGALLTNIKDLAACTTVPQGTFTVDAAYTITAPGTGFPPPTMESTANEVLCKAITFAGPPPTYTPSDYVFIVRTASGKYAKLKAKSFYDDEGKSGIYSFEYAIQPDGSTNLN